In Salarias fasciatus chromosome 4, fSalaFa1.1, whole genome shotgun sequence, the DNA window GATTCCAGATGGTTTCATCTCTGAGCTTTTctcgccctctggtggtgatCTCTTGTCATTACAACCTGCAGGACATGAAACCGTTTTTCCTGTCCCGTTACTTTGGTCACTCTTTATGTTCGTGTCTCAGGTGTTGTTTCATGTATTTGTTTAAGTtttgtctctgttgttttctgtgtttgtgactgTAATGAAGCTGTACTTTTATCTGgatcatttcattgtttttgagagtcattaatttattttctctgtgttttttgttctctgtggttgtttttaatctctttttcatgtgttttgtgtctggttGAATGAATTTTGATTCTTTTTGTTAGTTTTGGGtctcttttattcatttattcattgtcTGTTTGCTGTTGTCGGACTAATTCGCTCGCTGTCTGCAGGCTCTTTACTTCActgagatgttttgtgttgtgtcaTTTGGACATTGGGTGGCATCAATTTGACACAGGTTGAATATGTAAAGGGCAAAAGGTCACAGGAGGGTCACACAGTCTCCACCAGACCAGGAACTACTACTGCTCTTGGGTAAACTACAAGCAGACTGGAATTCTGTTTGGGTCCTTCTTGTTCACTCAGACACTACCAGACGCTGGGAACATTACAATATCGTTATCAGCGgccattttctttctgtttgttttgaagtttgttAAAGTTTCAGTTGTGCtcattattttgtgtctggttctggttcttttGTTggaattgtgtttgtgtgtgtgtgtgtgtgtgtgtgtgtgtgtgtgtgtgtgtgtgtgtgtgtgtgtgtggctgggtctcttctcttctctttgtaTTATTTTTCTAGATGTTTTCTTGTATCTACTCCTGTTTTGAACATTTACGTCTTTTTTGTCTTTCGGCTCTTTTTCTGAGGTTTTTCAGAAGttcttgattttgttttgagGAGTTTTTGTTCTCCTTTGTGGCTTTATTTCTTGGCAGTTTTTGGgtctttttgtgtgttgatCTGATCCTCTGGAGTTTTGTTTCTAGCCTTtcggtagtttttttttctcagtttgtggctgttttgtgtctttttcttgacgtttctttgtggttgttgtgaTTCTTCAGTGTTATTTCTATGTTCCTGAGTTCTTGCGTGGTATTCTGTGTCTGTCGTAGTAgttctgtgtgtctgaacatgTCCTGACGGTGTGTTTCCTGCTCAGTCTCTCCATCTTTCCATCATCTCTGTTTTCCACACGTCAGTAAACCATAATAACCAGTGTTGGAGGGAGAATTTCTTTCAGGATGAGGATCCCGTTTAAAACCACTTTAGGGTGAATTACACACATAACCAGCACTGAGGGGTGTTTCTGGAGCAGGGGGGCGTCTGTGAGCTCCGTCTGCTTTGAAACCTTTAACCAAATTAGCTAAAGTCAACAGTCAGCAGGCTCCTCTTATCCTATTATGGTTGGGCCTTCTCCACTGGACATTTGGAATCTGGCTGCACTTCACCTTACATGAAGCCGAGCGCCGCCGCTAAAGTTGGTAACAGGCCAGCATAACTCAGTTTTACATGCAGAGCTGACGAGCAGGGACACTGAGACACACTCTTTAACCTCAAACAGAGACGCCGTGCAGAGGTGAGGGCGTGAACGGTGGGAAGAGACTCACAGCTCCCTGAAAACCTTCATGCTGCCTTGTTTGTTCATCCATTTTTATCActgagctgctgaaggagtgtaAACCTGCATGATGCTGGACTCCAGCAGCCTTCCTGTTGGTTCTTCATCAATAGTTTTGAGTTTTTGTCCACTTGGCCCTCAGAATTTTTTCCTGGAGAGTTGATTGATaacaaaaagatttaaaaaattaatatatTCTGTTTCCAAACATATCAATGAAGGTTTCttagtttttaatgtttttgagcttttctctctttattgagaattttaatttaaatttaattttttaccATTTGAATGAACATAAACTCAATTAAAATATCTGCAGGACGGCAGCAGCGTGTTCAGTTCTGTTCCTGGAgctcttcctgtttctgatgtttctctGCCTTAATCTATTACAAGTGTGGAGCAAGTAATTCACCTGAGGGGGCAGATTAAGTGAGATGGAGAAGGTATTAATAAAAGCtctgaaacaacagagaaaGCAACTCTACATGACTGATAAAGGACGTTTGTGGTTATAAACATCacaattttgaaaaaaacttaaatgTGCTTGTTTTATTTGCTAAATAGTTCATCATTATGTTTACAGCCTCacagtttgattttcatgtaACGGGAACTGTAAATGGAGCCTATTTTCCAGATTAAGTTGTTCTGTGAAAAGCAGATGataagttgtgtgttttcttctgctggcctgaaaaaccaaacacactgatTCTCCCACTCACAGAGTTTCTGGTACAAAATCCAACACATAATGAATTACAACAATCACAGACTCTCATTCATCCATACAGAATATTGTAAATGAAGACTGGAGACATGGTCTGAATAGAAAATCCAGACTGTTGTGTTGATTCGacacaaataaaaaattaaaaagtaaagttTTGAAACATATCACCCTCTGACTCACACAATTTTAATTGCTTACATATATATGATATATAGATATCTAATCTATGAATCCAATATATCAGAAACCATCTAAACTGCAGTATATCTGCCTCTCTCTATCTTTCTcttattgttttctttaactGTAAATCTGGACTTCTCTATCGATACATCCAATTGTCGCAGTCAGTCGATCTTGTGGATTTTGTTCATTCTCCACAGACAGAACATCTGTTAAATTGGTTCAGTCTCCATTAAGCCCTCTGAACCCTGAACTGAAGGAGTTATCAGCACTTTTAGAGAAGtggagtattttcaaaaaacagcacattttcCTGTAGTTTACAAgatcaaatgttttcatttattctctTAATTAAACGGTGCTGATGAGCAGATTCAGTGCAGCTGTTTGaccagctcctcttcctcctcctctccctcctcctcctccctcggtcccggtcccggtcccggtcccggtctcaCGGCCTCCCTCGGCAGCTCCCTCCGGATCCTCcgctccctctgcctcctcagcagaGCCAGGATCTCCTTCCTCTGGTCGGCCATGGCCTCGTacctcctccgctcctccaggagctccgGAGGTGTCTCGGCGGGGGGAGGCGCTCGgtgaccggcggcggcggcgctgctgccgCGGCGCTGCGGCCGCGACACCGGCAGCCTCTGGCGGATGTCCGCCGACACCAGGCGGGACTCGAGAGGCGGCAGCAGCGCCATGGAGCTCCAGAACCGCCGGGCGTGGGACACGTCCTCCGGGGAGGAGCCCTGGAACACGGtgaagagctgctggaggtccGGGGGATCCAGGACCGACATGGGAGCTGGTGAAACAACCGGTCAGCTCTGGAACGATCAACCAGCGGCGAGCGAAGAGCAGGAAACGAACACAGATTCGATTTTATCAGCCAGGAaaagaaaactgctgaaaagaggggaaaaaacttTACTTTCAGGAGATGAAACAGAAATAGCAAGTGTCTCTGTTGTTTACTGGGGTTACCATGGAAACGACGCAAGCCAGTCAGCGTGGTGACGTAATATCATGCGTCATGAATAATTTGACTCCTATGTAGAGAAACATATATGAGAATATCTGTGATCGTATTTATCCTAAAGAAGTTCACCAGCAACaatttgaacctttttttattttattcttcattATTTCAAATCCACAATTCTGAAAATAATTTCtaaaaatacagcattttagaataataaaacattttatttccgGTTGATGAACTCTTGTTTTATTGAAGTGTCTTGTGTCTGAAATGCATTTGCCTTGCTTTGCTTCGctctgtttcctcacagtgacaaGGCCACAGGTTCGAATCCAGGCCGGCCCCCTGTTGTGTGGACCTTATATGTTCTCCCTGTAACGCACGGGTTTTCTCAGTTCCAGGTTGTGGTCGTCCTGTCTGTCTCTTGACGGTCTGATCAGATCGCATCTGTGATCAGATCAGTGTTCCGGATAGAGCACATATTGGATGGATTTATTATGGGAGTTGGAATAAAACTTTAACTCTCAGATGATGATATTCTGGAatatgtgtgtgattttatacTGGGTGAGTGTGACTTAATGTTAAAGCTACAGGATAAAATCAAGGTTAATCAGATTTGTACAGGGTGAACTCGGCTTTCCTCTTGTTGATGCCTCCTGTGACTTTTCTCATAAAATGAAAAGGAGATTATAGACTGTATTTAATCAAGATGGCTTGCAGGTAAAAAATAGAAATGTCACTTAGTCACATAATTgagttttaatcattttaaatacTGCACAGGAGAATTTTTAAGCACTTCAAACAATGTTAGTTTGGTGAAAGTTCTGATTCAACTTCTTGACTGAactaaaagtgaaaaagaattttgaaatataatcaagaaaataaattaagGTATCTTGACTATTTTTTgttgatggacacacacacacacactcacacacactcactcacactcacatccaGACAGTAAtcatgtaatcagattacttctgGTTCTTCAGTGTGGATTAAAGTTTCCAGTAGCTGCTCTGATTCTTTTATTTCAgttctgaattaaataaatagtaaaacaaaaaactttacTCAACCATGTCAACGGACAGATACTCTAGTACTCAGATTACTCTCGCCTCCCTCACTGAAAGCCATATTTAGagcggaggggggcggggctagcCCACTGCCCCGCCTCTGATTTGACGTGTTTGgctgagtgggcggggctaactcGTTGGGGCTCCTCCCACAGGTGGAGCGGCGGGTTTAAATGCCCTGGTGGAGGAAGAgcccatcatcttcatcatcctccatccacctgCCATGAGTCCTGCAGCTGTGCACGGTGAGTCCTCTTCCTCTGAACGGGAGAAAAAcccttttctcctcctgcttctcagACTCTGTGTGTGATGAGTGGCCTGGAGGTGGAGTGTGTGGTGAGGCTCTCCGCCTCGTCCAGAGTGAAGCCTGAACAGTGGCTTTGACCCGGGCCACACATGGACGCAGTCTGTGACCTGCCACCGTTTTGGTGTAAACGGTAAGCTTGGCTGGACACATGAGAGCCGCCGCCTTATAAGGTAGTGAGCCGGCAAGTCCCCAGCATCCCTCTGTGGGCTCCTGAAGCCTGAGGAGCACCGGGGGCTTCGCCAAACATGGGCATCCCGGCATGGCAGCTCCCCGCTTTGATTTCCATCGGctgcctgctgcttctctgcttctgctgcctgctgctcagCGGCAGGTGGAAGTCCAGCTCTGACCTGCGGGATGAGGCTCCCGGCGGCAGGAGGGAGTGAGTAACAccatgcaaactgcagcagagggcagagggagaGCGCTCTGCAGAGGCAGGAGAGCCGGACTGAGAGTCACTcatcagctgtgaggaggaaaGTGTGACAGCATCCCAGTATTTTAACCTGCAGAATGTCTGCTCTCACTCTCCTCATCACAGTCACGACTGCTGGAATCTGAGTTACTGTTGGGataaaatctgaatttaaatCTTCGTGTTAATGCTGTCATGCAGAAGAGCGAGAGGTCGAACAGTCGCTGCATTTCCGTTTTCTCTACATCTCCTCAAATCTCAGCTTTTAACCCCCAGATTTGGCCTGTGTGACTGTTAGACTGGACTTTAGTTCAGAATTTGTGTTGCTCAGAACTTTTTTTGGGTCATTTagtaatttttgtttttttgtttttcattgattgTGGTTACAGGGTGTTTTTAACTCGGAATTTGTTTATTCTGCtctaagtaattcagaattgtATTCATGAGcatggtgtttacatgggaaaaacgcAGTCTCTCTCATAccggggtctgtgaagcgttctaattggacggttcggccgtgacgtactggtgtctcccggaagtaaacagcgttttctcgtctttctctctcgattaactttgactcTATACCTTTGATAATGTTCGCGTTGTTAAGTGCCcgtcgatccgctcgtttcatcATTTTCATCGTATCCAATTCCTCTAAAACTGccattaaataaatcgtctccatacgagtcgaaaCGCGGAccacggccgccatcttggaaaattgcgtcatcacgacggagcatgcgcagaaccacAAGAATAAAGTCGCGCCTAATTATTAGCATATAAttccgcttccaaaggagaataaacccgccggtctATTCTGATTTAAacttaaatctgaataaagttttcaggcgtttacatggtcatttgaGAGCGGaattatggtgcgttcacaacAGAGGAGTTGCAAGCCTCGGGTGTTGCTTTTATATTCAAAGTCAATGGTGGACGcgcttcaacggacctaacgcgcgtcaggcgcttttTGAGCGTCACTTAGGTTgagatttatagaggaataaaaagtcccatgtaaacacacggaTTGAGCTCAGTTTTCCTGTTGCTGATGTTTGCTAAGACTCTTTACAAAGTTTTCTAAAGCTCTCTGATGATATTATGAGGTCATTTATGGGGTTTCTCAGCTTGATTTTGAACtactttgaaaaataaaaccaaaagaaGCTGAATAGAtctagaaatgactgaaatcaaATCACCAAAAAAGATGCAAAACAATAAGTAGAGATATGGAACAATGGAAATGATTTGAATGCAGAAGAGAAAACGTCCTGCGAGGAATGTGACTGCAACAAAatcaccaaaaacacacaaactaaagacatgaatatgtaaaataaagtaaatgacTCACAGACTAATGCAAAAGGgacataaaaacacataaaaatactTAAACACTCAACATAACCATCTAAATGTGCTCATTTAGATGCAAAATATATGCAAAAGGCAGCAAGAAGGTATCAATATGGAAATAAATTAAGATACACAAAAGCTGTAAAAGACGCAAACAATGATTGGTTTCTTTTATTTGATATGACATACTGTATGAGACccaaaaatgttttctaattTCTAAAATCTGCAATTatgacaaacaaagaaacaaatgaccagaatgtgggaaaagaagaaattaaGAGAGAAgtacaacaaataaataaaaacaactgcataggcatttaaaaaaaggccaaaatcCAGTAGAACAAACATAATGAGGTGCAACGAACGTTCATGTTTTGACAAAATAGAGGAATCTAACTGAAACCCAAAACATTCctaatgaataaaaaacaactAGAAACAtctctaaaaacacacagatgtaatgtgaaaatcaaaacacatttatatgaAGATAGAAAATGACAACATTTAATTACAATATGGACCAAATGAAACGGCAAAGTGTTGGATCAGCTGAAGCTGTGGTATAAACTGTAAAAGACTGAATAGATGTTCAATTCCTGatcaaaaataaacaagaatgaagaaagaacaCAGAAGCAGGCCTTTAAACAGACACGTGTGATGAAAATGGACAAAGTGTCTTAAAAAGTGCACAAACTCTTGTAAAATGGATCTGAgataacaacacaacaacacagagacacaaaaaaatcaaacacaacattttgacaaacaggataaaaagaaaagcacgGAGGCCACAAAACATCTCAAATGACATAGACTACCATACGAATATGAccaaaattcaaaaacacatcttagttttcaggttaaaaaaaaaaacaaaaaccagacaGATAATGAAACAGTGGTGGAAGTGTTGTGTTGGGGTTAAAAATCTCTCCGTCAGCAGAAacgtttttgtgtgttgttgatgtgggatttgttttgtttccagacTGAAGCTTCAGCTGAAGCCACAGACCAGTCAGGACCTCAGACCCCCCCTCTGTGaagcagcccctcccaccgccGACTGCATCCCCGCTGCCAACGCCCCCACCGCTGACCCCCCCACCGCTGACCCCGCCTCTCCTGACCCCTCCATCGCTGACCCCACCTCTCCTGAGCCCACCAACATGGCGGAGCCGGCCGCAGACGACGGGAAGTATCTTTTCCTGGAGAACGACTTCCGGAACAGCGGGCTGGCTCAGGCCGACTGGGCCGCCAAGAAGATGGTGTGGATCCCGTCAGAGCGGGAGGGCTTCGAACAGGCCAGCATCAAGGAGGAGAAGGGCGAGCAGgtacaggccccgcccccccgcacTCACTCAAACGTAACATAGTGTACCTGCACTTCTGGACTGATTGTGTAGACGGAGCATCAGTCCGGTGCAGACGGTGCgatctgtgctgctgcaggtgctgGTGGAGCTCTCCAACGGTCAGAAGACCACGGTGAACAAAGACGACATCCAGAAGATGAACCCGCCGAAGTTCAGCAAGGTGGAGGACATGGCGGCGCTCACCTTCCTGAACGAAGCCTCCGTCCTGCACAACCTGCGAGAGAGATACTTCTCCAGCCTGATCTACGTAAGAAGAACTGAACACCGACACTTCTTACAGCGTCTTTCTCACTAACTTTaggattatagagcatcttcctcctctaacatccagattatagagtatCTTCCCCTCTAACATGCAGATTATAGAGCCTCTAAAAATTACTTTAGGGCCCTTATAAATACCACTTTAATAATCATATGTTCTTGTTGAACATGGTAAAAGCTTCCAACAGGTTTCTGGATGAACTGCTGGTTGAATTCAGTTGGACTCACATCATTAAGACAGAATACTGGACTTCAGTCCTGAACAAAGGGGGGGTTGTTGAACCACAGCCGGTCTGATGGTTTACCTTCACTCTCTGAGAGTATTTGTTGGTCTGAACCTGCTCTGCTGATCGTCTCCTCCTGATCGTGTACAGATATGAATCTAATCACTTCCtcccacacgctgcagctctttgaATCCGGCCGTGTCGTCCTGCGGGTTGCCTCGGGTTTTATTTGGCTCCTGACGCTCTGCCTGCTCATATAAGGACCGGAGGACCTGCGGCTCTCGACCTGCTCTGATCTTCATGGCCGTCTGTGCCGAGATGCTCGGCTGAGACTTTATTCTCTACATCCAGCCCTTATtagactttaaaaacacaacatgtgctgcttgtgctcGCGCTGCGTTCAGGACGTCCTCATCTGGAGGAGACATGAAGCTCAAGTCCAAATAGTGTGGAAGTCAAACACAGATCATCCACAGATCAAACTTTAGGATTTTTTGATTTATGTTCAGTAATTTGATTTGTAGGGTTGCAGATTAGTCATTATTGCACACTTCTATGGTTCTTTGTTTGATTTCagttatttcacattatttcagaAAATGCTTTGTAACACCATGCACCAGCTGTGACTTTGGGAggatgctttataatctggatgttatcTGAAGCTACTgcagttagtgggaggaagattcTCCATAGTCCAGATGTTATCTGAAGCTTCTGCAGTTAGTAGGAGGAAGATGGTCTAATCTGAAGCTCCTGATCTTCACTAAAGTGCACAGCAAACCCGTGAAGTCATGTGAACTCCCTGACTTCATGAGAACAGGTGGAAAGATGACTGGAAATTACCGGAACCCTTCTCTAAAACTACCGATGttagttacttttttaaaattgcaTTTAACAATAGAGCTGAATGAAGATTTGTCCACGTTGTGTGAAGTCAAAGTGAATGTGGTGGCAGGATCCTGCTTGACTGTAGTAATCTGAGTTTTATTGCTGTGTGTTTAATGTCAGACGTACTCGGGGCTGTTCTGCGTGGTGGTGAACCCCTACAAGATGTTACCCATCTACTCAGAGAAGATCATCGAGATGTACAAGGGCAAGAAGCGCCACGAAGTTCCCCCACACATCTACTCCATCACGGACAACGCCTACAGGAACATGATGCagggtagtgtgtgtgtgtgtgtgtgtgtgtgtgtgtgtgtgtgtgtgtgtgtgtgtgtgtgtgtgtgtgtgtgtgtgtcatactgATGTGGACAATACATCAGTTGCACTGTGCAAACAATGGATCCTTTCTTAGCTAAGGAAGTTAGCCTTGAAGCTGAAGGAGATAGCTAAAGTAGTTAGCCTCAAAGCTAAAGTAGTTAGCCAAGAAGCCAAAGGAGCTATCCAGGAAGCTAAAGTAGTTAGTTTTAAAGCTAAAGTAGTTAGCCAAGAAGCCAGAGGAGTTAGCCAAGAAAGTAAATGAGTTAGCCCTAAAGCTAAAGTCGTTACTCTAAAAGTTCAGAGAGTTAGTCTTGAAGTTTAAGGAGTTATCCTCAAGGTTTAAAAAGTTAGTCTCGGACACAAAGGAGCTAGCCCTGACACTAAAGGAGTTAGTCTCAAAGCTAAAGGAGTTGCCCTCAAAGTTTAAATAGTGAGGaactttcacaccagccctaATTGATCCGATCATACTAcacttcagggactttctgAAAAAGTCCACTCTGTTTGGGCATGTGTGAAAGCCTCCCTGAACTCAGATCCGGATCAAACAAGTGAACAGTGTTGCCTTTGAAACCATGGGCCTCGGTTTCTTTGCAAGTGGATTTTCCTGTGGCTGTAGTAAGAGGACATGatgcaatgcattttgggttgtaaaataaagtcaaaaagCGTTAGAAAATGTATGGTTGGCAGATGTGGAGTGGTGAGGAAGTGCAGATGATCAGAAAACTATATCAGGGTCACTGCTGGGGCTGCTTTTGGTGCGGACCAATCAATTAGCCTCGTTTCTTCTTCGTCGGGCTTTActtcctctctggtcagtgtgAGTTTCAAGCGACGTCGAACCTAAACGAGCAGCTGTTGTACTTGCATGACGTTGTCCAGGTGCTCTGAAAAGTACAGTGTGAAAACAAGCCAAACCAAATGAAGGCCTGtcctggtgtgaaagcagccgcAGTCTCGAAGCCTAAAGAGATAaccttaataaaaaaaatttgggGGTGcgggtggggtggtggtggggtgtttTAAGGTTTTGGAGGTTTTTAGGTTTGGATGTTAGGAAAAAGGGAGAGTTAGGGTGTTTGGACATTTGACAGTTTAAAGGTTTGGAGGTTTATAAGTTTGAAGGTAGAGGTTTGAAGGGGTTTTGGACATTTGGAGGTTTATGGCTTTTGAGGTGTTGGAGGTTTATAAATCTGAAGGAAgaggtttgctggggttttGGAGGTGTTGGAGATTTAAGGCCTCCGAACATGGTGGCCGCTCTCCGGACACTCCTCCGCTGCCCTCATATCAACTGTCCACTTTCCGTTCGGATCCAGGATGTCCATACATGGAGCAGGGAGCCCAGAGGAGGATCCCCAGAGCCCCACATCCACCACGTCCACCTACTATTTTTAACCCGAGTGATGGAGGCTAATCCTCCTCAGAATCAGCTCTTCATGTTTGGTCTCTCTTTaactttccctctttctctctctctctcctcagaccGGGAGGATCAGTCTATTCTCTGCACGTGAGTCACAACACTTGACCTTTTTCCATCACACTGTGCTCTGAACACAAAGCAGCTCTCAGGGATCACATGAATTCTCTGGAAAAAATTctccagaaaaacacatcaggtCAGCGCCGGGCCTCCGACCTCACCGGGAACAGAACAAAGCCTCCGAGCACTTTAATCTTCATTGttctctgctgctgaggacagttcaggtctgcagcagcttcagtagGATCTTGAAAATCAAGTTTGAGATCATTGAGCAAAGCAAAGAGTATGatatttgtaaaagaaaattaaaaatgaatgtgactGATAAGCAAACgtgaaaaacaaatctgaaggcaaaacagtgaagaaaatcttgtaaaaatacatgaaaagcCAAACAATATGTACCAAAAACTAAATTTCAGGTCCGACAGCGAGAAGAGGTTGCTACAAATTGAGCTTACCCTCAGTTTAAATAATCCCATCTTCAATTCAATTATTGTTTGTCACCAATGTTTGCCCAAAGTTTTCAGAAATGTGCTCACTTTCCTGACGAACACGTCTATTAATTTTGTTAGTTTGCCATCAGAGGATTAAAATTTTGTCCTaattgattgaaaagaaaattaaacctCCTGTTAAAAGTgttcctctctttcctcagaGGTGAATCTGGAGCTGGGAAGACGGAGAACACCAAGAAAGTCATTCAGTATTTGGCTGTGGTCGCCTCTTCGCACAAAGGAAAGAAGGAGGCCACCCCGGTGAGAGAGCGCGGCGGTCACAGTCTGCCGCTCAGTCACAAAACCCTGTTTCTTACATCTCCAGGGTTCACATGTAGCAGGTCTGCAGCTGACGGAACAGTGGATGCACCAATACCGACGTTAGTGTTGGTATCAGGCCCGAATCTGTGTATATAGGCACTCCTACCTGGGAAGGAGAAAGGGATGATAAGAAGAGCTACGAGGATGTTCAGTGGTACTTCGAAGATACAAAAGGATGCTAAATGGCTCTCAGAGAATTCTGTGAAAGCAAGATGGAGCTAAGCAGTGCTAAGAGGATGCCAAATGGTGCTAAGAAGATGCAATGAGCATGCTTCGTGGTACCGCTTGGTTCTAAATGGCCCTCAATGAATGTTAAGTGGCTTTAAGAGGATaacaaaaacatgcaatgaTGATGCCAAGTAGAGCTAGAGGATTCAATATGTTAAGAGGATGTTAAGTGAATTAAAAAGTGGTCATTTTAAGTGAACTAATTGGATAAGTAGGTGTACTGAGGATGGTGATTTATGCTAAATAGATGCAATAACTTGCTAAATGGCTCTAGGGAAAATGACGATTAGTAGAGGCAACGAGGCAGTAAGGGGATGCTCAGTGGTGTTACGGAGATGCAAAAGTTAAAACATGGTCCAAATTCAGTGAACTCTTACTGCCC includes these proteins:
- the hoatz gene encoding cilia- and flagella-associated protein HOATZ — its product is MSVLDPPDLQQLFTVFQGSSPEDVSHARRFWSSMALLPPLESRLVSADIRQRLPVSRPQRRGSSAAAAGHRAPPPAETPPELLEERRRYEAMADQRKEILALLRRQRERRIRRELPREAWRLYGVRRMRMNQLKYYT